In Ostrea edulis chromosome 10, xbOstEdul1.1, whole genome shotgun sequence, one genomic interval encodes:
- the LOC125666080 gene encoding alpha-(1,3)-fucosyltransferase fut-5-like gives MTNSSPWRRSVLVALLVALIIVIQVLVFFVYQSDRTLTRKVQPSQSNKKLSRNTLSDFDMETNSNTQNRSEELKILWYNIPFYLRPHVNLFKFKPCTCKCSISVQDSDLAKSDVVIFTQSYMPHDPPPKEKHHVWCFNTMENLAFAIKPGPLWMDKFEWIMSYRRNSDISRPYGIIRKREKPVQRDYSQVFKQKTKLGVWMSGHCPVPSKRKPYIQELKNFMEVDMHGSCGMGTCIKRTPFVTQCVRNFSRDYKFYFAFENNICHDYTTEKFYNFFSTENLNIVPVVNGPSMASDYLPKGTFINALDFPSHKDLAKKLKEIGSNETAYTQFLKEKDKYYALTEPEVFREAMCDICEKIHRGGRKIPNRENFWEFHYKDTC, from the coding sequence ATGACAAACTCCAGCCCCTGGAGGCGGTCTGTTTTGGTAGCCTTACTTGTAGCATTGATTATAGTTATTCAAGTGCTCGTATTTTTTGTGTACCAATCAGACAGAACACTCACTAGAAAAGTGCAACCATCCCAGTCAAATAAAAAACTTTCTAGAAACACATTATCAGACTTTGATATGGAGACCAATTCCAATACACAGAACAGAAGCGAGGAGCTGAAAATACTTTGGTACAATATTCCATTTTACTTAAGACCACATGTGAACCTCTTCAAATTCAAACCATGTACGTGCAAGTGTTCAATTTCAGTGCAAGACAGCGACCTCGCCAAAAGCGATGTCGTAATATTCACCCAATCATACATGCCGCACGATCCACCCCCAAAAGAAAAGCACCATGTCTGGTGTTTTAACACAATGGAAAATCTCGCTTTCGCTATTAAACCAGGACCTCTTTGGATGGATAAATTTGAATGGATAATGTCGTACCGTAGAAATTCCGATATTTCCAGACCCTACGGAATTATTAGAAAACGTGAAAAACCCGTCCAAAGAGATTATTCACAAGTGTTTAAACAGAAGACCAAACTTGGTGTGTGGATGTCTGGTCACTGTCCCGTGCCTTCTAAAAGAAAACCTTACATTCAAGAACTGAAAAATTTTATGGAGGTCGACATGCACGGATCCTGCGGGATGGGCACCTGTATCAAAAGAACGCCATTCGTTACACAGTGTGTACGGAACTTTTCGAGggattataagttttattttgcttttgaaaataatatatGCCACGATTACACAACTGAGAAATTCTACAATTTCTTCAGTACCGAAAATTTGAACATTGTTCCAGTGGTTAATGGACCATCGATGGCGAGTGACTATCTCCCTAAAGGCACATTTATAAATGCTTTAGATTTCCCTTCGCACAAAGACTTGGCTAAGAAGTTAAAAGAAATAGGATCCAATGAAACTGCTTATACACAATTTCTGAAAGAAAAGGACAAATATTACGCTTTAACGGAACCAGAGGTGTTCCGAGAAGCAATGTGCGATATATGTGAGAAAATACACAGAGGAGGACGGAAAATTCCCAACAGAGAAAATTTCTGGGAGTTTCATTATAAAGATACTTGCTAA